The genomic interval AATCGTTATATTTGCGTTGTTAAGCCAATGAGAATGAGAAAATCTACTACTACTACCACTACCACTACTACCACTACAACTTGCactgctgctcctgccgctGCTCCAATCCGCCGCCGCCTACTGCTGCGCTGTCCTCGAGAACCGATCCAGGTCCAGATCGAGATACTAGGCGCGCGATCTCCTCTCACTAGAACGACTCGATATAGACACGCAGAAGTCGCCAGATACTAAACGCAATCTGCCGATTGATTGACGAATGAAAATGATAATGAAAACGAAAGCGAAATCGAAAACGAAAGCACACCCAAGATAAAGATACAATAATACAGATACAGAAAATGAGGCCTCGGGGCGGCAACTGTCTCTCTACTCCTTCTTAGGTCTGTTGATAAAGCGAAAAACTtactaaatatttatttatttagtttatcaCCTTTTTTGTTCATACTTCTTTTTATCTATTTTTCTACCTTTGCAAATGTGTATAGAACCaaatgaaaaaaaaggaaacaaaaaaagaacaacTTATTTAGTTTTAACCATTTCCTTATaattaacttttaatttttagttATAATCCTACGTTCATTTCTTTTAAATGGGTATTCTTGCGTAACATTTTTGTGTACATACATGTTTTAAAAATCCAACAAAAATACGGCAGTCTAACCAAGAACattataaaattgtttacaaaTGTCGCAAAGAAAATTGAGTACAAAATTGGCAAGGCAATTACAATTAAGAATGGAAACTGAAAAATATGCAGAGACATTTTCAACTATTTTATAAAGCTATTAAAATCGATTTAAATCGCATAAATATGAACATAATGCATATAACCAGCTCCATAATCAATTTTGTGTTTATGTTTTGTGTTCGCATTCAACTCATATatctatatactatatatatatatccgtAATCGTGTACAGCAGATTTCATCCAGTAAACAAAAGCCcatacgcacacacagacCATAAATCCCTCCATGTTTCAACTAAGCAATCATTCCCATATCAAATGTTATGCACACCTATCATTAAACGTTACAAAGGACCTATTGAAAATGCTTTGAATATATCCGTGCCAAAGAaaagatatttatatattttatgtcaaatTCAAGTGTAATGAAATTaagcaaaatttattttcaacttGTAAATAGCTCACGCACCAGTCAGCCCTTCATTTAGCTCAGTCATTGTCCTGCCTGATCCTTAAACATCTCGTTATCCATGAAGGTTTAGAATATAAGCCTAAAAAATACCATCCATATGCTTGGATAAGTTAACATAAATTCGAAAACTGCACAGGAAATCatgcaaaaaatatatttgtacaATTTGCAGTGCAGCTGAGCAGCAGTGACAAAGAAAGAACTGAAGTAGATTTGAACGCTTGAACAACTACCATTCAATGACTTGAAATTATTATGATTaacaaaccaaaccaaacggAAACTTTAACTTTGTACTTTAAATCCCCCTCCAACCCGAAACTCTTTTTGTAGTTCTACTTTGTACATTTTCATTTCacgttttaagttttaagttcgTTTTCAATGGGAGCTATTTCTGTATTTAGTTAGTATTTTGTCTTAAATTAAAGCTTTAAATGTTTTCTGTAAACTTTTCGTTGTACATGGCATGAGCAAACTAATCTAGATGTTTAACTAAAAACCACccattaaaatgcaatattaattaatattcgTTTATTTTATCATTTTTCCCCACCTGGAATTTAGTTCGACTGTGGCACATCCTTCGGAGCTGCCGCCCTCGCCTCACCAATGGGAATGACGGCAAAATGAGGCGATTGCTGCCTAAAAtcgaaacaaaagcaacacAGCCAAACGATAGACACTTGCCGCCGAGAACAAGGAGGAGAGGAGTCGATTCGCAGTCCAAAAATCCCTAGAAAACCATCCCCATCCAACCAAACCCAGAGATGATAACTCAGCCAGGAACAactattgaatattttttaagcgCCAAACGGCTTTTAAGTGGGCGTTTGTCTGTTTGAAAGTCAAAGCATTCCACCACCGAAATtaactaaaacaaaacaaacaaatatttaataatactATAGACAAACAAATATGTAACGTAACTCAACGGAAACTAGTCTAAACAACAAAACTGTAGTTAAAGCAGCAACGGTATCGACGCAAACCAGCAAGTTTAAGGAAaacgaaaatattaaaaaaaaaaagaaattaacgAGAGAGAggggagcagcagcagaaaaccTACGCACTAAACACAAAGCGTATTTAACAAATAACTATAATTTTTTGGCAACAAAGCAGACATTTTGTTGTGCTTGACATGAATTGGAAacgaaaattcaattaaaataaacaacaaccGAAAATCGTTTTATGTTAAGCTCCTATTAAAACTATGTATATGTAAATTAATTAGCAACACACACAGACATCGTATTCATTATATACAAGTATGCTTAAATCttaaatatatctatatatatatttaaagtaaaatagtaacaaaatgcacacaaatccaaaatttgtttgccaaaaTTTACCTCAAGCGTTAGTCCTTTTCGTCCGCAAAAAGGATCGATTCACTTTCTGTTAGCTTACgacaaaaacatttaataatgCAATGTGTAGCTACAGTTAAATGTGTACTAAACgctaaaagaaaaacaaattcttttgaaattatgcaactatttttatttacacaAACGTTTGAAGCTTCAATTTTGAAACTGGTTTCTAGAAATATACTCTAAATGTAGCTGGCCACAAAAAAATGGTCAGCCCTAACTCAttaggaaaaaggaaaaatattcGATGAAATAAGTTCAAAGTTTCAACTGTCGACTGAACAAAAATacaatataaattaatatataaatataaattaaacaatttcaaCATAATTTAGTTACGACAATTTTCGCTTTGATAATAGTTTGTTAGGCTTTTTAATCATTAGTTTCATAAAAGTAAACTATACAATAAACAAACCAACAAATGAAAAACCAACAAGTGGACGACGCACTGCCCCCAGTGAATGATTCGAGCGGAACGATCCCAACTGGATGGAAAGAAGGGAGTGATCCCATTTCTCCTTGGAGTCTCAAGGCGCCGCCCGAATCAATTCGATTTTAGTTATGTTTAATTTGCTCTTAGTTGATTACCATGTAATATAGTTTAATTTTCGACTAACTACACCTCTGTCTCTCTCAATGCTCATCGCTATAGACTATAGCTAAGGTGCAGGACAGGATCGGTTATAGAGGATCAATTGCTAAGGCCTCGGCTGCCCAGAACATTAAATATGTTTAAGACTGAGTTTTCTCATTTGACGATGACGATTGATTGATTGAGGATATGCAATATATAATTCGCACTTCATTTATTTGAAACGACAAAATTTTGATGTAGATTAAGCACttaaacgaaattaaaaaaaaaaacgtataCCGTGTATGTGTATTTGAATGTCTTTTGTCTTCAATGTttagagcaaaaaaaaatgcatgaaTATTTAATCGAAAAACGATGATGGAGTAGAAGAAACTCTTGAAGAAATTTAAACTGAAGCTAAACTTAAACTTTTCTCTTCTTCGATTCTCTTAACTGTGCTGCTTTCTTATGTATGTAGTTATTAATTATagcattatatatattatccAATATATATAGATGGATGGATTAGcgtaaaaacaaacaaacaaaaacaaaacaaaaccaataTGAATTCAAAACTTTCACGGAGATCTCatagcaaaaacaaaacgaaatgaaagaaaagaaaagcatAAAGGCACCGAAATGCCAAGGCATTGTGCAGCAGAGTAGAGTTTCTTTTCAACTTTTGTTTATAACTAAAGTTTTTCTTAACCGTAAACATATAGAGTACAGATTGTTTTCCCCTCATTTGACCAGAGACAAACGCTCGAATTAAATTGACATCAGCATCGACATCAAAATCATTTACATCTCTAAGCACATACTCCCCGTAGTGGTACATATACAATACGACTACGCATACGGATAGTTAGTTTTCGTTCGGTTTAGACACCGTGTACATAGCATTATCTCCACACCCCCACCAATAATTAGCCCACAACTCTCTCCTTAGCTCAGTAAGACGGTTAGCTATTATGAGGTAATACGAGTACGATAAGTAATGGACATGTACATTATACTACACGAATAGCACAACCCCCGATTGGAGCAGGTCTGAACTAAAACATAATGTAATTCACACAAGATATCGGCCCATATGGGCTGTATGATTTGAGGGGCGACTGTAGCGCCGGTTTAAAATGAGTTCATAAGTTAAGATCAACTGTAATTGTAAACTGCATAAGTATTTGACTTGTAAACCGATTTTAAGGATCATTCTTAATTATATATACTAGATACGAATTACGCATTAATTTACGTTAAATGAGGATAATACGAAAAATTGTGTAAACTGTttgtataaaaaataagaacaaaacaaaaaaagaagaaaacgaatccattttgttttatttttcgcatTACCTAAAGTGGATCCAACCCAACCCAATGCATTTGCTAATTAGAATTTATAGCCATGTAACACTGCACGCCAGACAACTAGCACCCACTATATAcgatatgtgtatgtatatttatggACAATATTTGAGATTAAAACACACACCACACCAAAAATTCTTCAAGTTTGTATTAGAATACAGGTACAAAGACAGCATTTCATTGAAAGCGGATACCTAAGGATGCCACGTACATTATAAACTTTGAATATGAACCAAATATGATGATGAGACTCTCGGAGGAGAGAAGTCTTTTGAAACCAGAATTGGTCAAGATTGGTAgaataaaacataaaaatgaTTGCGCTCAGGTtattaaatgtaaaaattacaaaatactcctatatacatatatgaaatAATCCCAAATTCGCATAGCATACAAATAACCACATATATGTACGTTTAACATGTTTAACAAAAGGCTGTTTGTAGAAATTGTGACACAGTTTTTTTAACCCGAACCCACTAACCCACATCTAACCGACGATTAACCAACTCGTTGTGTAAATGCAAAAAGGATAATTGAGCATCTTCGACTCCACAGTGAATGTAGTTCTAGTTGCTTACACTAACCAGACAGAAGCTGGCTGCTTTGTGCACTTCGAGATATTATGTAAATACTAAAGAAAATGATAAATATAGTAATCGTCGTACATAAATTTAGAGAAAACTTTGTGATTGCTTCtcattgatgatgatgacatAACTGTTTCGTAGGACAACCTtaaggcaaatattttttcttataAGCAGCATGTAAAAACACTCGATACGCTAACCGACAAAAAGGCAAACGCTATAATGTAGGACACTCCAAAACGTAGTTAACAAACACGATTTAAATCCATATAAAACACATCCTATAACCTTCAAAAATCGATGGCAAATGCTTAACCAAAAATATGATATACGAGTTATTGTATGTGTACGGGAAATTTGCTAAATGTTGTAAAAAGTATATTACTCGATTATAATGTAGCACTCGAAATGGAGTCTCTCCAATCATGTAGAAATCCTCATCCAGTAAAAGCACGCAACAAAGTTCCCTAATACTTTACACATAATTTGGTTTCCTTGATCCGCAAGCTAAATTAAACATGAAGTGTTTAACTgtatatacagaggtggtcaaaagtatttacacaacgagcttttttttcaattagttgacaattgaaaaaaaagctcgttgtgtaaatacttttgaccacctctgtatgtaATGTATTAACCACATTAACCGGATATAAACTAACTTAAAATGAAACTAAGACCCAAAACAGTGTAGTGGTAAATGGGTCGGTGGAAATTGTAAATTACCAAATGCAATCCTTTCTCCAGGACGAAGTGAAGCTGCATAATTTACATTGAAATCGTAAAGACACACTAACCATTGTATTAACTAAACTAAACCACACTAAATAAAACCGCATTAGACTTACTAAACATTATTATAACgtaactaaaaaaaaaagaaagaaatatgGAAGAAGAAAAACCGTAAACAAATGCTTTCAAACTAAATAAAGTTCTTTGGAATTacaatgcaaaaaaaaaccaaaaagatAAGAAAAAAACCCAAGTGTTATTTATTGTAGGTGGTGGTAATATTCCCTAGTTATATACCTTCTTATCCCAAAAACAAGACTCTTGGACGGTTTTTTATCTGGCTTAAGTCAAGCTTTCATATATTCAATATAGAAAGAAATCAATCTTAATTCGTTTTTATGGCTCAACTTTTACAAAATCTACCCATCTCCAGGTGGGTAATATCAAATTTCAGATAAGCTTACATGTCTAAATGGGGAGCTGCTCCAGCTCTTACAATTGGCTTAGAAATTAAATTGGTTCTGCTTCAGTCTTAGACAAAGTTATGAAATGCCTTTGATGTAAATGTATGTACGAAAATAAAGGGAACTGCTTCacgtgaaatggaaaataaacgGTGTGCCCAAATACTGATAACTAATCCTTGTTGCCGTAAATACTGTAGCTCTTCTCCACGAAGATCTGGATGGAACGCTTCACGTTCTGCTTGTGCGGCTCGGGCAGCTGTTCCAACTTGGGTAGGATTTTCATTAGGAAGCGGAAGTCGGGCGATAGATTTATGTTCGTCTCGATCTCCTCCGAATTCATTGTCAGCTCCGAATTCTCGGACTTTAGGATCTTGGTATTCTGAATTGGCAGTGGCATCTGGATGGATGAAGGCACTGAGCTTGGTGTGGACGTGATCTTTGCAAAGTTAGTTGGATTCTTTTTGGGCGGCAATGTTATATGTGGTCTGGGATTGTTAACCACCGGCTTGGCTTTAGCCACCACTGGAGCTGGTTTGATCTGCTTCTGTTCTTTGTCCTGTATGCGATTCAATAGCTCGGGCAGTAGTTTCTCCAAATGCTGGGTAAGATTGGCCTGCGGCTTGTCGGCCATAATCATTAGTTTCTTGCCCGCCACATCTTTATCCTGCTCCACAACCACGAACATCTTACGCTTCTTGGGCTGTCCATTTGTCTCCAGAGTCTGACCCTTCGTCTCATCCGATTTTTCGGTGATCACGTACAGTTTCCTCTTCTTGGCTTGGCCGTTATCCAGGCGGTTCAGTCCATTCTGGGAATCCTCTAAGGCTGATAGTGGTAACGAGGCTTCGTAGTCGGAGTTTATGGACAGCACATCGCTGGAGGCCGAGGAGCTAATGGAGTGGGAACGCTGTGGCATGGGCATAATGCCGGTGTTGGTCTTCTTGGCCTGGTGTCTATTGGGGCTCTGAAAGAAAAGGCGGttcattaaaatacatttatatatgtacagacaaattagaaaataagaatattacATTTAAAGAACGTCGAACGTCGTCTCTCTTCTAGGTCTGTCGCTATCcgttataaaaaattaaatttttaccGAAAAATAGCTTTGTAAGTATTTTTTAAGTCATGCTTGTATTTAATGTTGTTTAGAGTACCATTTAATGCGCAAATGATTTATTTCGATTGGTtaaaaaataacgaaaattGCGTTATGAAGACTAAAACATAATTTCTGTCTGAATTGAAGTTTAGCTTGGGTCAATTACCAACCCCTATGAAAGCTGaacttttgttttcttttgtgcTGCCACTCACCTCAACAAGTTCaatggtggtgctgctggccACCGCCGACTTGACTGCACCGCTCCCAGttcctgcagctcctcctcctgctcccgCTCCTGCAATGACAGACCCTCCAGCGCCGTTAATGGGTAGCACAATACCCTTGGAGGACGAGGACTTGCGCAGCGGCGTCATCTTGATGCGGGTTTTGGCCATCTCCTGGCGTTGGCTAAAGTGTCTGGAGCAGATGCGCAGCTTTTGGAGGCCGCCGAGTTGATCCACCAGTTTAGCGCTGACTCCAAAGTGACGCAGCCAATGATTGCAGCTGCacgtaaataagaaaaataagaaataacgACTACTATTACTAACCACCGAAAGCTTAGTTCAGTACGCTTCTTTTGGAGGGAGAAAAAGCTTTTCACACATTTTCCTAGTTATCACAAAATGGAAAACATACCAATTATTGGGAGAAAAAGAGTCCACGAGCTTGTTGCGATCGGTTGTGCGGTTCTTTGTTTAATGATTAAACTGACAAAATGAAACTGCATTGGAGTTTCGTTCTGGTTCTTGCGACGCTTTTAAATTAGATCCGACTTtcgctctccgctctctttATCGCTCTCTCTTGGAAAAGTTCTTGAAAAAGTTTTCGCTGCAATTAAGCTCTTTTTATGCTTCTTTTGCGAGTGCGAACGAGAAGCAGCGCTTTCGTACGCTCCTTCTCGCTCAGCGGAAGTTTAGCGGggaattgttattgtttgttgttgctgttgcttttgctgcagCTTCTGCTCAACTTCCCcctatttttgttgttgctgccaatGTGTGGAAGATGGGGGAATGCAgcttattttctttttgccttATGCTTATGGCTAggcgaaacaacaacaacaattaagGCCTTTAGGGTGGACCGAATGCGAAATTATTGCGCAGGTCAGGGACAGCAAAATCATTGTCTACCTTATTTAATCTAACTTGTTAGCcaagttttaaataaattttaatcgCTTGCCCATTTGAAAACCTTTTCATAAAAATGGTTTATGCTTAATTTACAAAACATACGTACAGCCGTTAGAAACTAACATTATTGTCATAATTCACTTTAAAATTTCATATCGGAATCTTGCAACTTTTTAAACGGAACTCAATGACTACAGTTAATTAAACTTAGCGAACTTCCAGTACATTCTTTAAATTGTCATtcttataaaaaaaaatgctttattttgattttgcttaTGAAAGTGACTTTTTGGTCTCAAAGTACATTTGGAGATAATACCGCCAAAAGGTAAAAGATTAGCTTTCCttgataataaataaaacgtaACATTCTGGGGTTTCCTAAGAAAGAGAAAGAATATGCCTAACAGTGGTTCACTCTAAACTCCATGGCCAATGCCAAGTAACTTTGGCAGACGGAacactattttttttttgcgcacCAACTGCAGAAACTGGAGATGAAGAAGCGGCaaagaaaaacacaaaataactTCACTTCACGGCCAGCAGAGCAGAGCCCCACGCGCATTTGTTGCATTTACAGGAGAGCGTGAGAGCTATAAATAAATGGGAGTCGGAATCTGGGACCTATCCCCCGCCCACCCACTGCCCCGCCCACATCGGCATTATTGCATTTCTGATTGCTGCACTGCACAAGTTCTTAGCCGCCATGGCATTGAGATATTCCTATGAAAATGATGCACTTCTATGCGAATCGAGAAAAAACAGAGAGAGACAGAGGAAGAGAGGGAGGGCGAGAGTTCAATGACCTTTGACTGCGAGTATCGGTATCGGTATCAGACGAAGAAGAGGAGCACCGAGCGGGGACCAAAGCTTTGGATTGTTATGGCTTTAATGGTATGGGATGTGGTGTTTAAAATAAAGAATGAGCACTTGTGATtcgcaacaaaaacaagctTCAGTGATCGAATCGATCGGAAAGCTCTCCGTAGGCTCTAAAAACAGGTTTAATGTGGTTCTTGGCAGGAacctacatatgtatgtatgtatataatactCACCGATCGGTATCGTGGACTGGAAAACGACGCAGCTCATTGGGCTTCACATCCTGGCAACCCATCAGGCAAATCCTGGAGGAAGATGGCAATAATGGTTCCGGCCCATTAGCGCTAGGATTTAGCGACACAGCCTGGCAAATCCGAAGAGTGGTTATCATATTGGTCATCTAATAAagattattttaaaattagaTAAAGTCACTCATTTAAATGTAAGCTTATTGctcattattattttataccAAGAATTCGTATCGTTACATTTTAGATCTAGTTTAagaaacaaagaaaataaGTGCATAAATAtgtcttatttattttcatacaCGCCATACTTAAGAATAAATGAAAACCTATAATGACCCCAAGAACTTTCGCTCTTGCGAATAAAAGCTTGCCTTGCTGCACGTTGAAAAGCACCAATAAGATGCACATCCACGGAAGAGCTTTTTTGGATAACTGGTGCTTGCTTTTCAAAGCCGCGTGGTCTTTTACAAAATActatgaaattaaatataaacatatgTACCCCACATAGCCATTATTTACGTATGCTTATCTTAGGCAAACAGATACTTATGTACATAATAAACTTACCTGTCACACGAAGTCTCCTTTTCTCTGACCGGCCGTTCTGAGTTTAATAACCCCACTATGAGAACACTAGGTGAAAGCTTTCGGTTACGGAACTTTGAATAAAATTGGCGCCGGTTTAAGCGATCGCAGCTAGATACGATTAAATGAAAAGGGCTTCTATCTGCTAATTAGCGGTATGCTATGCGGCTCCGATTACGATTCTGTTACGTTCTGCATTCTATACTGCGCTACGTCACTCGTGGGCGCAGACTGTCGAAAGCTCCGCCTGCGTCATCCGAAGGCACCGCGCGAAGCTCGGTTTGGAGAGCGTCTCTCCAGCTTTGTCGAGCTTTGTGCCCATGCGTGCGAGATCTTCGCCGGAAAGCTCTGACCAATTCGGAATCAGGCTGAGATTTCAATCGCGCACAGTAAAAGCTACCATTGAGGGACATTAAAAAATAGGTATTTCTTTTATGATATATTTCAATGAatcatatttaaaatattatagtGTTTTAGGAAGAAAGTACTGCGCAATGAATCTAAATTACTTCGACGAAAGTACTTCAACTTCTACTTAATAATATGATGTCTGCGCACCTTTTAATTACGCAGCTTGTAATTgattatatataatgtatttatttataatgcaATACTTAAATGCCAATTAACTCTAgttttatatgtttttctaGAAATTAGCATTTAGATAGCATTTGCGCTTATCAATTTGTAGTGCCATAAATTTGCGACATAGCTAAGCCGCCAACTGTTCCATCccataattaattaaaagtgttAAAAGCTTTCCATAAATAAAGATACCAACAGCTGCAGGTGTTGCTTTGGGGCGTGCGTTCAAACGATTTTTGTACATTAATTACGGCCGCACAATTCGCGATTGGCAGCCTTCATTTGGATATTTAAAAGCCAATCAATTGGCGGTTCGACGAAGTCATAAATTTCAATGGGCGCTCATCAGCCGAAGGAGGCAAGCCCCTCGAAAAAAACAGGGGCGTCGAGCCGCAGATAAGCATCCACTTGTCACATCACTCATATTTCCACGACGTCAATTTGCATTGTCTGTGGAAATTGCAGCCTGCAGCTTGCAGCTCTTGCTGTCACATGCCAATTGACCCATTCGCCTGTTATGGCCAGGCCAGCCTCAATTTCTCAAGTGCTAAAGCAAATAAAACTTTAATGGCTAGTTTTACACTAGCCAAATTGTCAATTGTCGTGGCCAGTTGATTGCGTTTTACGACCGACAAACAGCAGCATAATTACGGATGGACCTGCACTGTTTTTCCCAAGAACAATTGTGAAAACACAAACTACTGAGTGGGCCGCATTCGAAAACGCGCTCAGTCAGCATTTTAATTTCTGTCTGATTGAGCCGAATGACTCGAGTTGGCGATGAATGTAGAAGTAGAAGTGTTTGCCGGCGATGCCAGACGGCGATAATTCCCAAGGGGCCAGGCTTCATCATCGCTTGTGTGTGGTCTCGCTGTATCTGTCGGTCTGCCCGACAGCCGGGGGCAATCGTTAACTGGCAGCCGATTATGTGATTGGAATATTGACAATTAGACGGTTACAAATTGATTTACTTGTAATTTTTGTGGCGCCCCTGGGAGGGAAGCTGGCTCATTAAAACAATCTAATGAATGCTCCAAACAAATGGTGATCATTGTGAGGGGCTAAAAAAGATTAAGttggaaaaaaataattgttttgcTGTATGAAATTGGACAAAAAATCTTTGTCAGAAGTGGGATTCGAACCCACGCCTACAGAGTAGACTGCGACCTGAACGCAGCGCCTTAGACCACTCGGCCATCCTGACTCTTTAGAATTACAAGGCCAAATATTGTTTTGGTTGGGGACCACATACTGAAACGGTTCATTCTCGAAACTGAAAAAACTGTTTAGCACAAGTAAAAATAGTGTAATtggtattaaaaaaaatatgtatttttgattttgtttaaaattgaataaaaaagTATTGTCAGAAGTGGGATTCGAACCCACGCCTACAGAGTAGACTGCGACCTGAACGCAGCGCCTTAGACCACTCGGCCATCCTGACTGTTAAACTAACGAGTGCCAATTTCCAGTTTGATCAAGGGAGAGTGTGTTCTTGATTTAATAAC from Drosophila mauritiana strain mau12 chromosome 3L, ASM438214v1, whole genome shotgun sequence carries:
- the LOC117141199 gene encoding uncharacterized protein LOC117141199 isoform X1, with amino-acid sequence MTNMITTLRICQAVSLNPSANGPEPLLPSSSRICLMGCQDVKPNELRRFPVHDTDRCNHWLRHFGVSAKLVDQLGGLQKLRICSRHFSQRQEMAKTRIKMTPLRKSSSSKGIVLPINGAGGSVIAGAGAGGGAAGTGSGAVKSAVASSTTIELVESPNRHQAKKTNTGIMPMPQRSHSISSSASSDVLSINSDYEASLPLSALEDSQNGLNRLDNGQAKKRKLYVITEKSDETKGQTLETNGQPKKRKMFVVVEQDKDVAGKKLMIMADKPQANLTQHLEKLLPELLNRIQDKEQKQIKPAPVVAKAKPVVNNPRPHITLPPKKNPTNFAKITSTPSSVPSSIQMPLPIQNTKILKSENSELTMNSEEIETNINLSPDFRFLMKILPKLEQLPEPHKQNVKRSIQIFVEKSYSIYGNKD
- the LOC117141199 gene encoding uncharacterized protein LOC117141199 isoform X2 — encoded protein: MAKTRIKMTPLRKSSSSKGIVLPINGAGGSVIAGAGAGGGAAGTGSGAVKSAVASSTTIELVESPNRHQAKKTNTGIMPMPQRSHSISSSASSDVLSINSDYEASLPLSALEDSQNGLNRLDNGQAKKRKLYVITEKSDETKGQTLETNGQPKKRKMFVVVEQDKDVAGKKLMIMADKPQANLTQHLEKLLPELLNRIQDKEQKQIKPAPVVAKAKPVVNNPRPHITLPPKKNPTNFAKITSTPSSVPSSIQMPLPIQNTKILKSENSELTMNSEEIETNINLSPDFRFLMKILPKLEQLPEPHKQNVKRSIQIFVEKSYSIYGNKD